The following are encoded in a window of Ignavibacteriales bacterium genomic DNA:
- the nuoE gene encoding NADH-quinone oxidoreductase subunit NuoE has translation MLVLEKNTLTEEIERLIEQFGCDRTSLLPILQAIQKKHKYISDFAQQEVARLLDIHPVEVYSVISFYSFLSSKPQGRNIVRLCQTITCDMSGKEAVAMAVERELGIKFGETTKDKKVTLEYANCLGMCDQGPAMIVNDRVFSHLTPEKAVQILNEIK, from the coding sequence ATGTTAGTATTAGAAAAAAATACTTTAACCGAAGAAATAGAGCGCCTGATTGAGCAGTTTGGATGTGACAGAACTTCCTTACTTCCTATTCTTCAAGCAATTCAAAAAAAACATAAATACATTTCCGATTTTGCTCAGCAGGAAGTTGCCCGTTTGCTTGATATTCATCCTGTTGAAGTTTACAGTGTAATTTCTTTTTACTCATTTCTTTCATCAAAACCGCAGGGCAGAAACATTGTTAGGTTATGCCAAACAATTACATGCGATATGTCAGGTAAAGAAGCAGTTGCAATGGCTGTTGAAAGAGAACTCGGAATTAAATTTGGCGAAACAACAAAAGATAAAAAAGTTACTCTTGAATACGCAAATTGTTTGGGAATGTGCGATCAGGGTCCTGCAATGATTGTGAACGACAGAGTTTTCAGCCATCTTACGCCGGAAAAAGCTGTTCAAATTCTTAATGAGATTAAATAG
- a CDS encoding iron hydrogenase → MENIGIKTPRDGVVLFTKYNRGEGIKKALELGRENVLFEVRESKLKGRGGAGFPTATKWMLVAAAVGDAKYVVCNADEGEPGTFKDRVLLLEYPELVFEGMVIAGFTIGAKLGILYLRGEYEYMLQPLKDYLEVMRKDNLLGENILGSNYSFDIVIRLGSGAYVCGEETALIESLEGHRGEARNRPPYPVNTGFWGKPTTVNNVETLASVPHILIKGGTWYAKHGTDKSTGSKLLSVSGDCEKPGVYELPWGTKIKDLLEIVGAKNTKAVQIGGASGICVPKSQFDRTLAYEDVATGGSIIIFNESRSMLKVLKNFLEFFVEESCGQCTPCRIGNVKLLECVKNIEKGVYTFAEINKMKELGKTMQVASKCGLGQSSPNAFLSILENFKEELFNKNGFGGRNGK, encoded by the coding sequence ATGGAAAATATAGGAATTAAAACTCCACGCGATGGTGTTGTACTTTTTACAAAATATAATCGTGGAGAAGGAATAAAAAAAGCACTTGAACTTGGAAGGGAAAATGTCCTTTTCGAAGTACGCGAATCAAAATTAAAAGGAAGAGGCGGGGCAGGATTTCCAACAGCTACAAAATGGATGTTAGTTGCAGCCGCAGTTGGAGATGCAAAATATGTTGTTTGCAATGCAGATGAAGGTGAACCCGGTACATTTAAAGACCGAGTATTGCTTCTTGAATATCCTGAACTTGTTTTTGAAGGAATGGTAATAGCTGGCTTTACAATTGGAGCAAAATTAGGAATACTTTATCTGCGCGGTGAATACGAGTATATGCTTCAACCGCTGAAGGATTATCTTGAAGTGATGAGAAAAGATAACCTGCTTGGAGAAAATATTCTTGGTTCTAATTATAGTTTTGATATTGTAATTCGTCTTGGATCCGGCGCTTATGTATGCGGAGAAGAAACTGCATTGATAGAATCGCTTGAAGGTCATCGTGGTGAAGCGCGTAACCGCCCACCTTATCCTGTTAATACCGGCTTTTGGGGCAAACCAACCACAGTTAATAATGTAGAAACACTTGCTTCAGTTCCACACATATTAATTAAAGGTGGAACTTGGTATGCAAAACATGGTACTGATAAATCAACTGGTTCCAAGTTGTTATCTGTTTCCGGTGATTGCGAAAAACCTGGAGTTTATGAATTACCATGGGGAACAAAGATTAAAGATTTATTAGAGATAGTTGGTGCAAAGAATACGAAAGCAGTTCAGATTGGTGGAGCTTCCGGAATTTGTGTTCCTAAATCTCAATTTGATAGAACACTTGCTTATGAAGATGTTGCCACAGGTGGCAGTATTATTATTTTTAATGAAAGCAGAAGTATGTTAAAAGTTCTTAAAAATTTTCTTGAATTCTTTGTAGAGGAATCTTGTGGACAGTGTACACCATGCAGAATTGGGAATGTTAAACTACTTGAATGTGTAAAGAATATAGAAAAAGGTGTTTATACTTTTGCCGAAATAAACAAGATGAAAGAATTAGGCAAAACAATGCAGGTTGCTTCTAAATGCGGATTAGGGCAATCCAGTCCAAATGCATTCCTTTCAATCTTAGAAAATTTTAAAGAAGAATTATTCAACAAAAATGGATTCGGAGGCAGGAATGGAAAGTAA
- a CDS encoding response regulator, with protein sequence MALIALIDDDPDIIDASTLVLKSKGYEVITASNPKDGYDIVVKNKPDLIILDVMMDEPDDGFFLAQKFRKENIHTPILMYTSVSKAIGMDYAAGELVPVDDFVEKPISPEELIQKVEKLLIHHHVKE encoded by the coding sequence ATGGCACTTATAGCGCTTATTGATGACGATCCGGATATTATCGATGCAAGTACACTTGTATTGAAATCGAAAGGATACGAGGTTATCACTGCTTCTAATCCAAAGGATGGTTATGATATTGTAGTTAAAAACAAACCCGACTTAATCATTCTTGATGTAATGATGGACGAGCCGGATGATGGTTTCTTTTTAGCACAAAAATTCAGAAAAGAAAACATTCATACTCCAATCCTGATGTACACTTCTGTATCCAAGGCGATTGGTATGGATTACGCCGCTGGCGAGCTTGTTCCTGTTGATGACTTTGTAGAAAAACCAATTTCACCAGAAGAACTCATCCAGAAAGTAGAAAAACTATTAATTCACCACCACGTGAAGGAGTAA